A genomic window from Fusarium verticillioides 7600 chromosome 5, whole genome shotgun sequence includes:
- a CDS encoding beta-lactamase, with protein MEKFMKTNGLRQAQVAITSKGVIMAERAYTWAEDDRVSKVFTAAAIDHLIKRGKLSIRTKVYKRIGYSAKDERAMSISVKHLLEHKGGYDRREASEDISVDFNKEYLSKLGYRAVQDFAIRTLA; from the exons ATGGAGAAGTTCATGAAGACAAATGGTCTCAGGCAAGCACAAGTGGCTATAACATCGAAGGGTGTAATCATGGCTGAGCGCGCCTATACATGGGCCGAAGATGACC GCGTGAGTAAGGTGttcactgctgctgccattgaccaCCTCATAAAGCGCGGCAAACTCTCCATTCGGACAAAGGTCTATAAGCGAATAGGCTATTCCGCAAAGGACGAGCGGGCCATGAGTATCTCTGTCAAACATCTGCTCGAACATAAGGGAGGATATGACCGACGTGAAGCTAGCGAGGATATCTCAGTAGACTTCAACAAAGAATATCTTTCGAAGCTTGGGTATAGAGCTGTACAAGACTTCGCCATACGAACACTGGCATGA